A genomic region of Caulobacter sp. NIBR2454 contains the following coding sequences:
- the cheB gene encoding chemotaxis-specific protein-glutamate methyltransferase CheB translates to MTTRPKKPVRVMIVEDSAVVRTLLTHIINADPRLTVALAVASAEEALEVLEEVKPDVISMDIRLPGIDGLDATRRIMAEHPTPIVVIADSVEDSLKISLNALRAGALTVVEKPAGLASQAYDALADDIRTQLYIMSSVPVIRQRPIGGIAPPKIVSTSLDTPPFKKMSVLGLAASTGGPPALAKVIGALSADFPAPVLVVQHMGAPFMEGFASWLGGLTQMPVSIARAGELAEPGRVYVAPGDRHLALRTGRTLMVTEAPPVGGQRPSANVLFQSLARTAGPNAVGVLLTGMGEDGAKGLLELRQAGGCTITEHESSAVVYGMPAAAVRMGASRASLPLDMIGPRLLQMAETA, encoded by the coding sequence GTGACCACTCGTCCCAAAAAGCCCGTGCGCGTGATGATCGTCGAGGATTCCGCCGTGGTGCGGACCCTGCTGACGCACATCATCAACGCCGATCCACGCCTGACCGTCGCCCTAGCCGTCGCGTCGGCGGAAGAGGCGCTGGAGGTGCTGGAGGAGGTTAAGCCCGACGTCATCTCCATGGACATCCGCCTGCCGGGAATCGACGGGCTGGACGCCACGCGGCGGATCATGGCCGAGCATCCCACGCCCATCGTCGTAATCGCCGATTCCGTCGAGGACTCGCTGAAGATTTCGCTGAACGCCCTGCGCGCGGGCGCTCTGACGGTGGTCGAGAAGCCGGCGGGACTGGCCAGCCAGGCCTATGACGCCCTGGCCGACGACATCCGCACCCAGCTCTACATCATGAGCAGCGTGCCGGTGATCCGCCAACGTCCCATCGGCGGCATCGCGCCCCCTAAGATCGTATCCACCTCTCTGGACACGCCGCCCTTCAAGAAGATGAGCGTGCTGGGCCTGGCCGCATCGACCGGCGGACCGCCGGCCCTGGCCAAGGTGATCGGCGCCCTGTCGGCTGACTTTCCGGCGCCGGTCCTGGTGGTGCAGCATATGGGCGCGCCGTTCATGGAGGGGTTCGCCTCCTGGCTGGGCGGGCTGACACAGATGCCGGTCTCCATCGCTCGCGCCGGCGAACTGGCCGAGCCAGGCCGCGTCTATGTAGCCCCGGGCGACCGGCATCTGGCGCTGCGCACCGGGCGGACCCTGATGGTCACGGAGGCGCCGCCCGTGGGCGGCCAGCGGCCATCCGCCAACGTCCTGTTCCAATCGCTGGCTCGAACCGCGGGCCCCAACGCCGTCGGCGTGCTGCTGACCGGCATGGGCGAGGATGGGGCCAAGGGCCTGCTGGAGCTGAGACAGGCCGGCGGCTGCACCATCACCGAGCATGAGAGCAGCGCGGTGGTCTATGGCATGCCCGCCGCCGCGGTGCGGATGGGCGCCTCGCGCGCCAGTCTGCCGCTCGACATGATCGGTCCTCGGCTGCTTCAGATGGCGGAAACGGCCTGA